ATCCAGCTTGAGCGACTTGTAGTTTTCCATCGCCTTGCCGGCCAGCTCCGGATTCTTGAATATGTTGGTGCGGCTGGTGCCTAGTATCGTGCCGCCCTTGTGGAGTATCCCCCGCACATCCTCGCGCCTGAGGGGCACGGTGATATTCTCCACCAGGCCCTTCCAACCCTGTTTGATGCCGATGATCTCATAACCGCCGTGCATCAGCGACCTGCGCACTATCGCCCTTATCACCGCGTTGAGCCCCGGACAGTCACCGCCGCCGGTCAGCACGCCTACTCTCTTGATCATGACTTTCCTCCTCAGCTTTTCTTTGAAGTGATTTTCGATTTCAGGAACTCGATCGCCTTCTCTTTTTGATAGTCCACGAGGGGAGGTTTCTCCGCCGGCTTCTGTTTCGCCTCATCCTCCTCCTTCTCCTCCTTCTCCTCATCGCCCTCGACAGGGGCGACCTTGT
The bacterium genome window above contains:
- a CDS encoding 6-phosphofructokinase, which produces MIKRVGVLTGGGDCPGLNAVIRAIVRRSLMHGGYEIIGIKQGWKGLVENITVPLRREDVRGILHKGGTILGTSRTNIFKNPELAGKAMENYKSLKLD